The genomic DNA CCAGGTGTAGGGAATTTTTTCAAAAGTAGTTCCCGCCGGAACTGCGGGTGGAGCTCCTTTGGTCTCATCATATATGTAGCCGCAGGTGACACAAACGTACTTTGCCATGCTATCCCTTTTGTCGGTGATAATGGTAAAGTGTTTGCTTACCTGCATAAATTTTTTTATTCAACCTGCACAAAAGACTCTTTTCCGGCGCCGCAAACAGGACACTCCCATGTGTCAGGAATT from Methanorbis rubei includes the following:
- a CDS encoding rubredoxin, encoding MAKYVCVTCGYIYDETKGAPPAVPAGTTFEKIPYTWVCPMCGASKKYFAKRG